One window from the genome of Trichocoleus desertorum ATA4-8-CV12 encodes:
- a CDS encoding YggS family pyridoxal phosphate-dependent enzyme, with product MTSSQRTPDHERIASICQTLPPAVQLIAVTKQVPVAAMRTAYEAGLRNFGESRIQEAEAKQAELQDLPDITWHLIGRLQSNKAQKALELFQWIHSVDSLKLAQRLDRLAEPLPNKPQICLQVKILSDPNKTGWSPEQLLADLTELDQCQNLKIQGLMTIPPLGLSEPETLAVFQRAQELADKIRQQGWSRLQITQLSMGMSSDYRLAVQAGATMIRLGTILFGKREQLPLA from the coding sequence ATGACTTCTTCACAGCGAACGCCTGATCACGAACGCATTGCCAGCATTTGCCAAACCTTACCCCCTGCTGTCCAGTTAATTGCTGTGACTAAGCAGGTACCAGTAGCAGCAATGCGAACGGCTTATGAAGCGGGCTTGCGGAATTTTGGTGAGAGCCGAATTCAAGAAGCGGAAGCCAAACAAGCTGAACTGCAAGATCTACCGGATATCACCTGGCACTTGATTGGGCGCTTGCAGAGCAACAAAGCTCAGAAGGCACTGGAGCTATTTCAGTGGATTCATTCTGTAGATAGTCTGAAATTAGCTCAACGTCTAGATCGCTTGGCCGAGCCTTTGCCGAATAAACCGCAAATCTGCTTGCAAGTCAAAATTTTATCTGATCCCAACAAAACAGGTTGGTCCCCTGAGCAGTTGCTAGCGGATTTGACCGAACTCGATCAGTGTCAAAACTTAAAAATTCAAGGGCTGATGACTATCCCGCCTTTAGGGTTAAGTGAGCCAGAGACTTTAGCAGTTTTTCAGCGGGCTCAGGAACTAGCGGACAAAATTAGACAGCAGGGTTGGTCGCGCCTTCAGATCACTCAGCTCTCAATGGGGATGTCTAGTGATTATAGGTTGGCCGTTCAAGCAGGGGCAACGATGATTCGCTTGGGCACTATCTTATTTGGTAAACGGGAGCAATTACCTCTTGCTTAA
- the acpS gene encoding holo-ACP synthase yields the protein MNIRLGTDIVYIPRIQAALERFGERFLQRVYTPAEQRDCGSLIQVPEQTGLLHEKRTDVSAKKLAGRWAAKEAVAKALGTGWRGLRYTDIEVQRRPSGEPQVYLYGAAAIAAAQWGEYHWQVSLSHDGDYAIATAIAFCPT from the coding sequence TTGAATATTCGCCTTGGAACAGATATTGTCTACATTCCTCGGATTCAAGCTGCTCTGGAGCGTTTTGGCGAGCGGTTTCTCCAGCGAGTCTATACTCCAGCCGAGCAGCGAGATTGTGGATCATTAATTCAAGTGCCTGAGCAGACGGGGCTGCTTCACGAAAAACGGACAGATGTGTCTGCCAAAAAACTGGCAGGACGTTGGGCAGCCAAGGAAGCTGTAGCAAAAGCACTAGGTACGGGGTGGCGAGGTCTGCGATACACCGATATCGAAGTGCAGCGTCGGCCCAGCGGAGAACCCCAAGTGTATCTCTATGGAGCAGCAGCGATCGCGGCAGCTCAGTGGGGGGAATATCATTGGCAAGTCAGCCTGAGTCATGATGGCGACTATGCGATCGCGACCGCAATTGCCTTTTGTCCCACCTAA
- a CDS encoding PipX family protein, which yields MSTETYLNHPTFGLLFRICLIEEGQELFATLYAQRLFFVVHTGSSGLKFEPIGRTDARILVENRLRVLRRMGQSKEGEQLQALYKQTFQ from the coding sequence ATGAGCACTGAAACTTATCTAAATCATCCAACCTTTGGCCTACTGTTCCGAATCTGTCTGATCGAAGAAGGCCAGGAACTGTTTGCCACCCTGTATGCTCAACGACTGTTTTTTGTAGTCCATACCGGATCGAGTGGCTTGAAGTTTGAACCGATAGGGCGTACGGATGCCCGTATCCTCGTAGAAAATCGGCTGCGAGTCTTGCGGCGAATGGGTCAATCTAAAGAGGGTGAACAACTACAGGCACTTTACAAACAAACCTTCCAGTAA